From one Mycolicibacterium sp. HK-90 genomic stretch:
- a CDS encoding acyl-CoA thioesterase II has protein sequence MTAESAEATGWTLQMLLDLFDAEPTGENRYSVQTGIAGVDERQVVEGTQILGAAIVAAAKRFPDKSIRSAHAVFARAVMVGPPVELDIDVISEGRSTATAVVAASQNGKRCITVTLLADVPTGDVIRHHLPRPEVAGPADANISHMPMTGRELRLVDVVDVNSPDEVGPPELYAWLHYDPVPARDDLAKALIAYFTGHLGISTTMRAHAGIGTAQAHLTVSTAPMTVTVSFHEPVRWDGWLLYSHESTQVGSGMSYVRGAVHTEAGELIASFSQDGLIRPLRTTDTKISEHARL, from the coding sequence ATGACCGCCGAATCAGCTGAGGCCACCGGGTGGACCCTGCAGATGCTGCTCGACCTGTTCGATGCGGAGCCGACGGGGGAGAACCGCTATTCCGTGCAGACGGGCATCGCCGGTGTCGACGAGCGTCAGGTCGTGGAGGGCACCCAGATCCTGGGCGCCGCCATCGTGGCGGCCGCGAAACGCTTTCCGGACAAGTCGATTCGCTCCGCGCATGCGGTGTTCGCCCGGGCGGTGATGGTGGGCCCGCCGGTCGAGCTCGACATCGACGTGATCAGCGAGGGCCGTTCCACGGCCACCGCCGTGGTCGCCGCTTCGCAGAACGGCAAGCGCTGCATCACCGTCACCCTGCTCGCCGATGTGCCGACCGGCGACGTGATCCGTCATCACCTGCCGCGTCCGGAGGTCGCCGGCCCGGCTGACGCCAACATCTCACACATGCCGATGACCGGGCGCGAGCTCCGGTTGGTCGACGTCGTCGACGTCAACAGCCCGGACGAGGTCGGCCCGCCCGAGCTGTACGCCTGGCTGCACTATGACCCCGTCCCGGCCCGCGACGACCTGGCAAAGGCCCTGATCGCGTATTTCACCGGGCACCTGGGCATTTCGACCACGATGCGGGCACACGCGGGGATCGGTACCGCCCAGGCCCACCTCACTGTCTCGACCGCCCCGATGACCGTCACGGTGAGCTTCCACGAGCCGGTGCGCTGGGACGGCTGGCTGCTCTACAGCCACGAGAGCACGCAGGTCGGCTCCGGCATGTCGTATGTGCGCGGTGCGGTGCACACCGAGGCCGGTGAGCTGATCGCGTCATTCAGCCAGGACGGGTTGATCCGTCCGTTGCGCACCACCGACACCAAGATCTCGGAGCACGCGCGGTTGTAG
- a CDS encoding LLM class flavin-dependent oxidoreductase, with product MSEWFLFLPQVRLDVGDIVERATVAEACGFDGIAFIDHLEAPGATHQSIWEAMTVATWVAARTERLRIGHLVLCDAFRHPAVLAKQAVTLSEATGGRFELGLGSGSWPQEFERFGIETGDAAARVRRLEENLRLLSQYWGADDERAQTPRPVHPIPLVLGGTGKRMMDLVRAHADWWNVPSHQLDRLPALLPTVGGTRVSLQQMVGFVGRGADRTAVTERSTRLFGHLGDGLVCGDAAELAQHFAGLSAQGVERFYVWFADFAAPQTISEFAETVINA from the coding sequence CAGGTGCGGTTGGACGTCGGCGACATCGTCGAGCGAGCGACGGTGGCCGAGGCGTGTGGCTTCGACGGCATCGCGTTCATCGATCACCTGGAGGCGCCCGGTGCCACCCACCAAAGCATCTGGGAGGCAATGACTGTCGCCACCTGGGTGGCCGCCCGCACCGAACGCCTGCGAATCGGTCACCTGGTGCTGTGCGACGCGTTCCGGCATCCGGCGGTGCTGGCCAAACAGGCCGTCACCCTGTCGGAAGCCACCGGCGGCCGCTTCGAGCTCGGCCTCGGTTCGGGTTCCTGGCCGCAGGAGTTCGAGCGGTTCGGGATCGAGACCGGTGACGCCGCGGCGCGGGTGCGCAGGCTCGAGGAGAACTTGCGGCTGCTGTCGCAGTACTGGGGCGCCGACGACGAACGGGCGCAGACTCCGCGTCCGGTCCATCCAATTCCGTTGGTACTCGGGGGAACCGGCAAGCGCATGATGGACCTGGTGCGGGCCCACGCGGACTGGTGGAACGTCCCGTCACATCAGCTCGATCGGCTGCCGGCGTTGCTGCCGACGGTGGGCGGCACCCGGGTGTCGCTGCAGCAGATGGTCGGCTTCGTGGGTCGCGGGGCGGACCGTACCGCGGTGACCGAGCGCAGCACCCGGTTGTTCGGCCACCTGGGCGACGGCCTGGTATGCGGTGACGCCGCAGAACTCGCTCAGCACTTCGCCGGGCTGTCGGCCCAGGGCGTCGAGCGCTTCTATGTGTGGTTCGCGGATTTCGCCGCACCACAGACCATTTCGGAATTCGCCGAGACAGTCATCAACGCGTGA
- a CDS encoding mycofactocin-coupled SDR family oxidoreductase, producing MSESELPLAGRVAYVTGAARGQGRSHCVRLARAGADVVALDACAPVTEHNGYAASTPEDLAETVALVEGEGRKILAREVDVRDAEAQRRLVADALEQFGRLDVVVANAGVLNWGRLWEIPETQWQDTLDVNLTGVFHTIQAVVPPMIEAGNGGSIITISSAAGVKAVPGCAHYCASKFGLVGLTNSLAVELGEFGIRVNSIHPYGTDTPMGNDLSMYQMFADHPNYIHSFSPGALPTDSLIAPNQISDIVVWLASDASSLVTAAQIPADKGYLKI from the coding sequence ATGAGCGAATCCGAATTGCCGTTGGCCGGCCGGGTTGCGTATGTGACGGGTGCGGCTCGCGGGCAGGGCCGCTCACACTGCGTGCGCCTGGCCCGCGCCGGTGCCGACGTGGTCGCGCTCGACGCCTGCGCGCCGGTCACCGAGCACAACGGCTACGCCGCGTCCACACCGGAGGATCTCGCCGAGACGGTGGCGCTCGTCGAGGGCGAGGGACGCAAGATCCTGGCGCGTGAGGTCGATGTCCGCGACGCGGAGGCACAACGCCGACTGGTCGCCGATGCACTCGAGCAGTTCGGCCGGCTCGACGTCGTGGTGGCCAATGCCGGTGTCCTGAACTGGGGCCGGCTGTGGGAGATCCCCGAGACGCAATGGCAGGACACCCTCGACGTCAACCTCACCGGGGTGTTCCACACCATCCAGGCCGTGGTGCCGCCGATGATCGAGGCAGGCAACGGCGGGTCGATCATCACCATCAGTTCGGCCGCGGGTGTCAAGGCAGTGCCGGGCTGCGCGCACTACTGCGCCAGCAAGTTCGGCCTCGTCGGGCTCACCAACTCACTTGCGGTCGAATTGGGCGAATTCGGGATCCGGGTGAACTCGATCCACCCCTACGGCACCGATACCCCGATGGGCAACGACCTTTCGATGTATCAGATGTTCGCCGACCATCCCAACTACATCCACAGCTTCTCCCCCGGCGCGCTGCCGACGGATTCGCTCATCGCCCCGAACCAGATCTCCGACATCGTGGTGTGGCTCGCGAGCGACGCGTCGTCGTTGGTCACCGCCGCCCAGATCCCGGCAGACAAGGGGTATCTGAAGATCTGA
- a CDS encoding NAD(P)/FAD-dependent oxidoreductase: MTRPDYEVAIIGAGPGGIAAAHLLRQKGIHDFVIIERGDDFGGTWRDNHYPGLAVDIPTLWYQLSFAPNPHWTRLFAPGPEIQRYLQDTASDLGLYEHLKANAEVTRQQWDDDAGVWRLEIRDRAPVTARFVISSVGGYVNAKKTVDLEGIEDFTGTILRPNAWDDCYDTAGKRIAVIGTGSSGVQITAALSAEAANLDVYQRTPAWVLPKIDFDIPPMMRRALRVPGVLPVVNAAGRMAMDLFMVAPIVHVFSRLPDRWLRRLMPLYDGWSRLLYRLLLRSVVEDRTTRRKLVPRYGILAKRPVISSTFLPALNNPHTNLITTPIERVTATGVRTTDGVEHPADLLVLATGYELWTDPETYRPDTILGPNGFDLAEYYRAHGLRNYAGTAHPRLPNRWEIVGPLGFVGFAWPDYVETVAAHAVRIIDETRRRGAGVVAVGNEAFNAWNDLMQRRGRVAHLYYTKCAGLSTYFVNSQSDTVYYRPQTITGSRRFAHHSPLSDYQFSGTAAQSAGHPAAPLKEISV, encoded by the coding sequence ATGACCCGACCAGACTACGAGGTGGCGATCATCGGCGCCGGACCCGGCGGTATCGCCGCAGCACATCTGTTGCGTCAGAAAGGGATCCACGACTTCGTCATCATCGAACGCGGTGACGACTTCGGCGGCACCTGGAGGGACAATCACTATCCCGGCCTGGCCGTCGACATCCCCACCCTGTGGTATCAGCTGTCGTTCGCACCGAACCCGCACTGGACCCGGTTGTTCGCACCGGGCCCGGAGATCCAGCGCTACCTACAGGACACGGCTTCCGATCTGGGGCTCTACGAGCACCTGAAGGCCAATGCCGAGGTCACCCGGCAGCAGTGGGACGACGACGCCGGCGTGTGGCGGCTGGAGATCCGCGACCGCGCACCGGTGACCGCGCGTTTCGTGATCAGTTCCGTCGGCGGGTACGTCAATGCGAAGAAGACCGTCGACCTCGAGGGCATCGAGGATTTCACCGGCACCATCCTGCGGCCCAACGCGTGGGACGACTGCTACGACACCGCGGGCAAGCGCATCGCGGTGATCGGGACAGGCTCCTCCGGCGTGCAGATCACCGCCGCGCTGTCCGCCGAGGCAGCCAATCTCGATGTCTACCAAAGAACTCCCGCCTGGGTCCTGCCGAAGATCGACTTCGACATTCCGCCGATGATGCGCCGCGCCCTGCGGGTTCCCGGCGTCCTGCCCGTGGTCAACGCGGCGGGCCGGATGGCCATGGACCTCTTCATGGTGGCACCCATCGTGCATGTCTTCTCCCGCCTGCCGGACCGGTGGCTGCGCCGGCTCATGCCGCTCTACGACGGTTGGTCGCGCCTGCTCTACCGCCTGTTGCTGCGCAGCGTCGTCGAAGATCGGACGACCCGCCGAAAGCTGGTACCGCGCTACGGAATCCTGGCCAAGCGGCCGGTGATCTCCAGTACCTTCCTCCCGGCATTGAACAACCCGCACACCAACCTGATCACCACACCGATCGAACGGGTCACGGCAACCGGGGTGCGCACCACCGACGGTGTCGAACATCCGGCCGACCTGCTCGTGCTCGCGACCGGCTACGAGCTGTGGACCGATCCCGAAACTTACCGCCCCGACACCATCCTGGGTCCCAACGGTTTCGACCTCGCCGAGTACTACCGAGCCCACGGGCTGCGCAACTACGCGGGGACGGCCCACCCGCGGCTACCCAACCGGTGGGAGATCGTCGGACCACTCGGATTCGTCGGATTCGCCTGGCCGGACTACGTCGAGACGGTGGCCGCACACGCGGTGCGGATCATCGACGAGACACGCAGGCGCGGCGCCGGTGTGGTCGCGGTCGGCAACGAAGCCTTCAACGCGTGGAACGACCTGATGCAGCGGCGCGGCCGCGTCGCTCATCTCTACTACACCAAGTGCGCGGGGCTCAGCACCTACTTCGTGAACTCCCAGAGCGACACCGTCTACTACCGGCCCCAGACCATCACCGGCTCCCGCCGGTTCGCCCACCACTCCCCGCTGTCCGACTACCAGTTCTCGGGGACCGCCGCGCAGTCGGCCGGGCATCCCGCCGCACCCCTGAAGGAGATCTCCGTATGA